TAAGTAATTCATTATAAAAATACTTCTTAAGTTTAGTCCTAAAATGACTTATTTATTTACTAGCGAATCTGTTTCAGAAGGTCATCCTGATAAAATTTCAGATCAAATATCTGATTCTATATTAGATCATTTTTTAGCATGTGATCCAAATGCAAAAGTAGCTATAGAAACGTTAGTCACCACGGGACAAATTATATTAGCTGGAGAAATTAATTCTAAAGCTTGGATTAATGTTAAGAAAATAGCTCGTAATACACTTAGGAAAATAGGATACACTAAAAATGAATATAGATTTAATGCAGATTCTTGTGGAGTGATTTCTTCTATTCAAGAACAATCTCTAGATTTATTAGAGGGAATTCAAAAATCAAAAAAAGAAGAACAAGGATCTGGAGATCAAGGTCTTGTTTTCGGTTATGCTGTAAAAGAAACAGAAAATTATATGCCTTTATCATTGGAGCTCTCACATCATATATTAAGGGAGCTTTCATATATTCGAAATGAAGGAGAACAAATGACTTACTTACGTCCAGATGCAAAATCTCAAGTCACTTTAGAATATTCTGAAACTAATATCCCGATACATATTCACGCTATTGTTATTTCAACTCAACATGACGAATTTGATACGAAAGAAAAAATGCATAAACGTATAGTTGATGATGTTCAAAATATTCTTATTCCAAGAGTAATGAATAATATTAAAAATGTAAAAAAATTATTTACAAATAAAACAAAGTATTACATCAATTCAACAGGTAAATTTGTTACGGGAGGACCTCATGGTGATACCGGAATAACCGGTAGAAAGATTATAGTAGATACTTATGGAGGAAGAGGATCTCATGGAGGAGGAGCTTTTTCTGGAAAAGACCCATCTAAAATGGATAGATCTGGAGCTTATGCCGCTAGACATATAGCTAAAAACTTAGTAGCAGCAGGAATTTCAGATGAATTGCTGATACAAATCTCTTATGCTGCAGGTATTGCAGAACCTATAGGAATTTTTGTCAATTCCTATGGAAAATCAAAAATAGATAATGAAAACATTGCATTGAATATCAAGAAAATTTTCGATCTACGTCCTTATGCTATAGAAAAAAGATTAAAATTACGTCAACCAATATATGAAGAAACATCTGTGTATGGACATATGGGACGAACTCCAAAAAAAGTGTATAAGTCTTTTTTGGATATAGAAGGGAATAAAAATCAACAAGAAGTAGAACTTTTCACATGGGAAAAGCTGGACTATTTATCCGTTATAAAAGATATTTTCAAAAAATAGGTATTTTTAGTTAAATATTTTAACTATGTCTTATAATTTATTGAAAGGAAAAAAAGGGATTATATTTGGAGCTTTGGATGAGAATTCTATTGCTTGGAAGGTAGCAGTACGTGCTTATGAAGAAAAAGCATCTTTTGTATTAACCAACACACCAGCCTCTTTAAGAATAGGAAAAACTTATGAATTATCTCATCAAACAAAATCCATGGTGATTCCAGCAGATGCGACTTCCATACAAGATCTTGATATTTTATTTCAAAAAACATTAGATCATTTCGGAGGAAAAATAGATTTTTTATTACATTCTATAGCTATGTCTATGAATATACGAAAGGGGTTAACTTATACTTCTTTAAACTATGAATTTTTAAGAAAAGGATGGGATATATCTGCTGTCTCTTACCATAAGATTATGCAAACAGCTTGGAATCAAAAAGCTATGAATAAATGGGGTTCAATTGTAGCTATAACATATATTGCTTCTCAACGAAGTTTTCCACATTATGGAGATATGTCAGATTATAAATCTTATTTAGAAAGTATTACACGTAATTTCGGCTATCATTGGGGAAAAAAAGAAAAAGTCCGGGTGAATACTGTATCACAGTCTCCTTGTATCACACGAGCATCAAAAAACATTAAAGGTTTTGATCAACTTTTAATATTATCTGAAAAAATATCTCCGTTAGGAAACGCTTCCGCACAAGATTGCGCTAACTATGTTATTACACTTTTTTCAGATTTAACAAGAAAAGTAACCATGCAAAATTTATATCATGATGGAGGGTTTTCTCATACGGGAATTTGTGAAGCTATGATTCCATAAAAAAATACATAACCTCATCCTGATGATTCAAATTTTAACGAAATATGTATGAAAAAAATTATAGCTCCATCCTTATTTTCAGCCAATTTAGCTTTTTTATATCGTGATATAGAAATATTGAATAAAAGTGAGGCAGATTGGTTTCATATTGATATCATGGATACCTCTTTTGTTCCTAATATTTCTTTTGGTTTCTTGTTTACTAAATATATTAAAAAATATGCTAAAAAACCCATGGATGTACATTTAATGGCATTACAACCAGAACGTTATATAGATGAATTGAAATCTTGTGGCACTGATCATTTACATATTCATTATGAAGCTTGCATTCACTTAAACAGAACTATTTATTCTATTAAAAAAAATGGAATGAAGGTCGGAGTGGCTGTGAATCCACATACTCCAATTTTTCTTTTACAAGACATTATTAATGATATAGATTTTGTTTTATTGATGAGTGTTAATCCTGGTTATAGTGGACAAAAATTCATTCATAAAACATATCAAAAATTAGAAGATACTAAAAATTTAATATTAAAAAAAGATTCATCTGCTCTTATAGAAGTAGATGGAGGAATTAATTTGGAAAACTATTCTTTATTATTCCAAAATGGAGCAGATATATTAGTGGCAGGAACCACCATTTTTTCTAACTCTAACCCAAAAGAAATTATTCATAGAATGAAATTAGGAAATTAAACATGATTATGATTTCTAAAGAAACTACAAAAAAAATACTTTCTGTTTCTTGTATAGAAGATGTTATTGGGGATTTTGTGGAATTAAAAAAGAGTGGGTTTAATTATAGAGGACTAAGTCCTTTTTCTAATGAAAAAACACCTTCTCTTATAGTTTCTCCTACGAAAAAAATATGGAAAGATTTTAGTTCTGGAAAAGGAGGAAATATTATCACTTTTCTTATGCAACATGAACATTTGACTTATGAGGAATCATTGTGTTTTCTTGCCAAGAAATATGATATCGAAATTAATCATATAAACAATAAAAAATACCAAGATGAATATGAAAAATTATATTTGATACAAGATTATGCAAAACGTTTTTTTATTTATCAATTACATTTTACTAAAGAAGGACAAGAGAATGGTTTGAATTATTTAATTCAAAAAAGAGGTTTTGATGTAAAAATAATTCAAAAATTTGAATTAGGATATGCACCTATTTATTGCAAATTACTCACAGAAACTGCGTTAAAAAAAGGATTTAAAATACGGGATATCAAAAAATCTGGATTTACTGTTTTCAGAAACAATAATCATTTTTTTGATTGTTTTCGTCATCGTGTCATGTTCCCAATACATAATTTATCAGGTAAGGTTATAGGTTTTGGAGGTAGAAATCTTGATTCTAGATATTCTACTAAATATATCAATTCATCAGAAAGTAATATTTTTCAAAAAAGTAAAATTTTATATGGTTTATTTCAAGCTAAAAAAAATATTATCAAAGAAAATTTTTGCTATTTGGTGGAAGGATATACAGATGTTATTTCTTTACATCAATCTGGTATCAAAAATGTAGTTTCTTCTTCTGGGATTTCACTTACCGTAGATCAAATCCTATTGATAAGAAAATTTACAAAAAATATTGTTCTTTTTTATGATGGAGATCGTTCTGGAATTAAAGCTTCTTTAAGAGGAATTAATATGATCTTAGAACAAGAAATGAATTTACGTATATTATTTCTTTCTAATGAAGAAGATCCAGATTTGATATCCCAAAAATATTCTGTTTCTCAACTCAGAGAGTTTGTATCAAAAAATAGTTACAATTTTGTTTCCTTTAAACAAAAAATATATGAAAAATACCATAAAAATGACCCCATAAAAAAATCATTTTTAGTCAAAAATATTTTGAATAGTATTTCAAAAATATCTAATGTTATTCAAAAGGAATTATACCTGCAAGAGGCTTCCAAAGTATTAGATATTCGTAAAAAAATTTTGATTTCTGAATTACAGAGAATAAACGAAAAAAATGTATCTAAGCTTAGTCCAGTTAAGGTTAAAGAAAATCTTACGTTTTTTCCAAAAAAAATAAACACTCTTCTTGTTATTGAAGAAGAATTAATTCAATTGATTTTAAATTATGGAAATCAAATCATAAAAATAAAAGAATACAACACAACAGTTTTAGAAGAACTATTGCACGTTTTTAAATGCTGGAATTTTCGTTTTTCTTTGAAAAAAAATCAAGAAATTTTTGATAAAATTTGTTTACAAAAAAACGCAAAAGATTTATCAGATTATCAAAGAAAATTTTATTCATTATCTAAATGGAATAAAAAAGGAATACAAGTTTCCTCTCAAAAGGATCACATCAATCAATATCTTCATGATATTTTATTGAGATATAAATCTTTATATATTTCTAAATTGATTCAAAAAGAAGTCATACATTATCATAATTCTCTTTCAAAAGAAAAAGTTAGAAAAGCTTTTATCAAAAAAATTATGCATTTAACAAATATAAAAAATGAACTTCATAAAAAATTACATAGATATGTGTGATTCTTTTTTTTAGATTATAATAGAAAAATTATTTTTTTCTTCTTTTAAGTTTTGGTAAATTCGTGATATAAACACGTATAAAAAATGAATACATTAATTTCAAAAAAAGCGCCCAATTTTACGGCTAGTGCGGTTTTAAATGGGAAAGATATTGTACAGAATTTTACTTTAGAACAATTTAAAGGAAGTAAGTATGTTTTGCTTTTTTTTTATCCTAAAGATTTTACTTTTGTTTGTCCTACAGAAATATATGCATTTCAAGAAAAAATTAAGGATTTTGAAATGAGAAATGTACAAATTATTGCTATATCTACGGATACAGAACAATCTCATTGGGCTTGGCTCCAGATGCCAAAAGAAAAAGGTGGAATACATGGGGTTACTTACCCTATTGTTTCTGATATCAATAAAACTATATCTCATAACTATGGAGTATTGTCTGGGAATTGGATTTGCAATAATGAAGGATTGAAGGCGACGGGAGAACTTGTTGCTTATAGAGGATTATTTTTAATAGATAAAGAAGGGATCATCAGACATCTTTTAATTAATGATTTTCCTTTAGGTAGAAATGTACATGAAGCTATTCGTATGATAGACGCCCTTCAACATAACGAAAAAAGTGGAGAAGTATGTCCGGCAAATTGGATAAAAGGAAAAATAGCTATAAAAGCTAGTCATAGTGGAATTGAAGATTTTTTTTCATCCAAAAATAGATGTTGAAAAAAAAAGTAGCATTTTATACTATGGGGTGTAAACTCAATTACGCAGAGACTTCTACCATAGCAAGAAAGTTTTCTAACTTGTATTATCAACATGTCCCTTTCAAAAGTTATGCAGATATTTATGTAATTAATAGTTGTTCTGTCACAAGAAATGCAGAAATTGAATTGAAGCATATTGTTCGTACTGTTAAAAATTCAAAAGCTTTTGTTGTAGCAATAGGATGTTATGCTCAACTCAATCCTCAAGAAGTATCTTCTATTATTGGAGTAGATCTCGTTTTAGGTTATGAAGAAAAATTTAAAATCATAGATTATATTAATAGAGAATGGTTTTTGAAAAAAAAATATTATGCAAAGATTACTTCAAAAAAAACTTATTTTCCATCGTTTTCTGTTGGAGATAGAACACGTTCCTTTTTAAAAATACAGGATGGATGTGATTATAAATGCAGTTATTGCATAATTCCTATGTCAAGAGGAGTCTCTCGTTCTGATAGTATAGAAAATATATTGAAAAATATTAGATTTCTTTTTAAAAAAGGAGTTAAAGAGATAGTGTTAACAGGTATCAATATAGGCGATTATGGAAAAAATGTATATGGAGAAAATAGACAATTATATACATTTTTTGATTTAATACAAGCTATAGATCAAATACAAGAGAAAGGGAGAATCCGTTTATCTTCTATAGAACCAAATTTGCTTAAAAATGAATGTATTGAATTTTTGTCTAAAAGTAAACATTTTGTCCCTCACTTTCATATCCCTTTACAGTCTGGGAGTAACGATATTTTGGTAAAAATGCATAGACGTTACAAATTAGAACTTTATAAAGAAAAAATAAAAAAAATTCGGGATTTAATGCCAGATGCTTATATAGGTTCAGATATTATTGTTGGTTTTCCTGGAGAAACACATAAACATTTTTTGGAAACTTATCATTTTTTAAAAAAATTAGAAATTTCATCTTTACACATATTTACCTATTCTACTAGACCAAATACAAAATCTAGTACGATACAGGAAAATGTATCTAAAAAAATACAATGGAAACGGAATCAAATTTTGAGAGTCCTTTCAAGTAAGAAATATCGTTTTTTTTGTCAAAAACAAATTTATACTAAAAAAACCGTTTTATTCGAAAAGAATCATCATAATAAAGAATATTTATATGGATATACAGAAAATTATATTCGAACTAAGATATACTCATATAATTCTTCTATATATGAAAATACATTACAAGATGTGTTAATTACAAAAATAGATAAAGATGGAATTATGATAGCCGAACCAATAAAATAAATTCAAAATACAATTTTTAGGTCGTATTTATATTGATAAATTCCACATCAAAAATTTCTTGAAAAGATTTTTTCACCATATGTTTAACCTCTTGAAAAGAAATATCATTTTTTTTCAATTCTTTTTTTAAAGAAGTTACTTCTTGATCGTAAATTCCACAAGGAACAATATGATTAAAATACTGTAAATCTGTATTTACATTTAAAGCAAATCCATGCATGGTCACCCAACGACTCATTCTAATTCCTATTGCACATATTTTTCTTGATTTTACGTTTTTTACATTCTTCAACCAAACTCCAGTTTTTCCTTTTTCTCGTTCTCCCTTTATTTCATAATTTTTCCATAAAAAATGAATAATTACTTCTTCTAAAAGACGAAGATATTTATGAATATCTGTAAAAAAATAATCCATATTTAAGATAGGATATCCTATCAATTGACCGGGCCCATGGTAAGTGATGTCACCTCCTCTATCTGTTTGATAAAAAGAAACATTTATTTTTTTTAAAAAATCTGACGAAACTAACAAATGTTTATCTTTTTTTCCATTTTTTCCTATAGTATATACATGAGGATGCTCTACAAAGAGAAAATATCCTGCTTTTTGAACAGATATATTATTTATTTTTTCTTGTATAATGTTATCAAATAATATTTTCTGATATTTCCAAGTTTTTTTATATTCCTTTTTTCCTAAATCTTCGAAAAAAAGTATTTTTTTTTTCATAACTAAACTAAAATTTATATAATATAAAAAACAAATGTACCTTCGTTTGATTCAATTCGTTTGTTTCGTATGAGGGACCTAACCTATTTATCAGAACAACAAATTATACGAAGAAAAAAACTAGATAAACTGAAATTATTGGGAATTAATCCTTATCCATCAGAAGAATATGTTATAACTACTACCATTTATAATATACGAAAAAATTTCACGGAAAAAGAAACTATAAGCATAGCTGGACGGTTAATGCGTTTACGTATTTTAGGAAAAGCTTCTTTTGGAGAGATTAAAGATCATACGGGTTGTATGCAAATATATTTTACTCAGGATCATTTATTTTTATCTTCGAATCAAATAATAAAAAAAGAGGACGCTTACAATATTTTTTTAAAAAAACTTATAGATATAGGAGATATTATTGGAGTCAAAGGTCTTTTATTTAAAACAAAAATGAATGAAATGACCATACATGTTCATAAATTTACTTTATTGTCCAAATCTATACGACCCTTACCACAAGTAAAAATAGATAGAAATAAAAAAATATATGATTCTTTTTCCAATACGGAACAACGTTATCGGATGCGTTATGTAGATCTTATTGTCAATGATCATGTAAAAGAAATTTTTTTAAAACGGACTCGCATCATCCAAAAAATCAGAGATTTTTTGGATGATAAAGGATATTTAGAAGTAGATACACCTATTTTGCAATCTATTCCTGGAGGAGCTATAGCTCGTCCTTTTGAAACATATCATAATACATTGGGAATTCCATTGTATTTACGTATAGCTAATGAACTTTATTTGAAAAGACTGATTGTTGGTGGATTTCATGGTGTATATGAATTTTCTAGAAATTTCAGAAACGAAGGGATGGATCGTATTCATAATCCAGAATTTACTGTATTAGAACTTTATGTTGCTTATAAAGATTATTACTGGATGATGAATTTTACAGAAAAATTGATGAAATGTATTTGGAATCAATTTCAAGAAAAAGATACTCATCATATGAATTTTAAAACTCCTTTTCCTCGTATCCCCATATTAGATTCTATTAAAAAATATACAGGATTTGATCTGATCGAAATGGAAAAAGAAGAGTTAAGAAAAGTTTGTCAAAAATTGCATATAGAAGAAAACATAAAAATGAGTAAAGCTAAATTGATTGAAAACATTTTTGAAGAAAAATGTGAAAAAAATTACATTCATCCTACTTTTATTATTGATTATCCTGTAGAAATGAGTCCTTTAACCAAAAGACATCGTTATAAAAAAAATTTATCAGAACGTTTTGAACTCATTATAAATGGACAAGAAATTGCGAATGCTTATTCAGAACTTAATGATCCGATCGACCAACTTAATCGTTTACGAGAACAAATAAAATTATCTGAAAGAAATACAAAAGATGAATCTATATCTCTTGATCAAGATTTTATACGTGCTTTAGAATTCGGGATGCCTCCTACTGCAGGGATTGGAATAGGAATCGATCGTTTAGTAATGTTATTAACTCAAAAAAAATCAATTCAAGAAGTTTTACTTTTTCCACAAATGCGTCCAGAAAAAAGAGTAAAAAAATGAATAATTACAATCCTAATACTTTTAATCCATTTATTGTTGCAATTTTCACTAAATGATCTATATCATAATAATGGCAAGCTTCCAACATCACTCGTAGTTCTATCCATAAATTTCCATCAGAAAAAGGTTTGTATATGTCGCAAATGTTGTCCGTACCAAAAGCCACTGTAATTCCTTCAGGAACCATTTCATCCACTGGAGTGATAGAATTATGGCTAGGAGTTAAACGTTCACTTCTGGTATGATCTATCCAAGCAATAGGGCAAGATATTACCATTAAATCTGCTTTTTTCATTAATTTGTATATTTTATAACGATAATCTCTAACATGCGCCGCTAAAGAAATACTATGTATAGCTACTACTTTTCCTTGCATTCCATATTCAATCGTTTTTATTGCTAGTTTTTCAGTTTCTTTTTCTTCACTCGTATTAAATTGATCTACATGTACATGCACAATTTTTCCTTTTTTTTTAGCTGTTTGTAATAAAATATCTAGATGTTCATCTTCTTTTCCATGATCTGTAGCGGGTAATCCACCAATAATATCTACGAATTCTATTGATTTATCAAACCAATATTTTGACTTTTTATCCAATACGCCTTTAAGAACTTGATTTGCAAAACAAATATGAATATAATTTCCATAATTATTTTTCAGTTTTTTAGCCGCCTTCAAGGCACGATCTTCAATAATTTCATCTACATCAATAAAGGAACATAAAGCTTGTGTTCCTTGCATTAAAAAATATTCTAATGCTTTTTCCATACGGATATAAATGTCTTCTTCTGTAGCTAAACGTTTCATTTCATCAACCAGGTACCATTTTTTTTTAAGAGGAAAATAAGAATATTTAAAATTCTCTTGTGTGAGAGTATAAGCTCTATCTAAGTGAGCATGAGCATTTACCCATCCACCTTTTTGTTTCACTTTTTCTACAAAAATTTTTTTAGTATTCATTTTTAATCAATTTCTATTAAATGTTGGAAATCCAAATAACTTTTTTAGTTATAAAAAATGGTTCGTCAAAATAATGATTTAAAGGATATTCTATTGCATGAGGAAACTTTTTTAATTCATCATAAATATTTCCTCCTTTTAGATATAAAGCTCCATTTTTTATTCTATAATTGGATTTGTATTTAAATTTATCTTTTATCCAATTATGGATAATATCTATTTTGTTTACAGCTCGAGTAACTACAAAATCAAATTTTATTTCCAATTTTTCTGCACGTGTCCAAATAGGATACACATTTTTTAAATGAAGATCACATATGATTTTTTCTATAATCTTAATTTTTTTTCTAATAGAATCTACTAATATAAATTTTGTATGAGGAAAAACTATAGATAAAGGAATTCCAGGAAATCCTCCTCCTGTCCCTAAATCCATAACATATGATCCAGGATAAAAAGAAAATACTTTAGCAATTCCTAAACAAAAAAGGACGTGTTGTTGATAAAAATCTTGAAATGTTTTTCTAGAAACTAAATTTACATATACATTCCAATATGCATATAAATTTTTTAAAGAGGACAATTTGTAAATTTGTCGATCCAATAGATTTGGAAAATATTTTTTAATTAATTCCATATTAATGGATAAATAAATTTATGACCAAATTTATTTAGATTTGCAATCATTTCAATCAAATCATTCAATAAATTAACAATAAATATTATGATATGAAAAATAGATTATCTCATCGTTTACAGAATATATCATATTCACAAACTATAGCTATGTCATCTAAAGCTAGAGAATTAAAAAATAAAGGTTATGACGTTATAAATTTGAGTTTGGGAGAACCAGATTTTTCCCCTCCTAATTTTGTTTTATCCGCTGCAAAAAAAGCTATAGATGAAGGTTATCATTATTATACTCCAGTATCCGGATATTTTGAACTAAAAAAAGTAATATGCCAAAAATTTTACCGTGATAATCGTTTAAAATATACTCCTTCTCAAATTGTAATTTCTACCGGAGCAAAACAAGCTATAATAAATGTTCTTTTGTCTTTATTGAATAAAGATGATGAAGTCATTATTCCTGCTCCTTATTGGGTTAGTTATTTACAAATGGTAAAGTTTTGTGAATCTTGTCCTGTTATAATTCCAACAGTTATGAAAAATAATTTTAAGATTCATCCAGAACAATTAGAAAAAGCTATTACATCTAAAACAAAATTATTTCTTTTCAATACTCCTTGTAATCCTACCGGAAGTGTCTATTCTTATGATGAATTAAAAAATTTAGCGGAAGTTTTTAAAAAATATCCAGAAATCATGATTATTTCTGATGAAATTTATGAACATATTTGTTACTCAAAAAAACATACTAGTATTGCTATATTTCCTGACATTTATCATCAAGTTATCACAATAAATGGATTATCTAAGGCTTTTTCAATGACAGGTTGGAGGATCGGATATATTGGAGCTCCAGAATGGATTGTTCAATCTTGTGATAAAATACAAGGACAAATGACATCTTGTGCCAATTCTATTGCACAAATGGCTGCTATTTCTGCATTGTCAGCACATCCAAATAAAATAGAATATATGATCAAAAAATTTGAAAGAAGAAGAAATTTAGTTTTGGATATGATAAAAGAAATTGATGGATTTCAATTTTACCAACCGAATGGAGCTTTTTATATTTTTCCAAAAATTTCAAATTTTTTGGGAAAAAAATTATATGGAAAAATGATTCAAAATTCAGATGAATTTTCTGAATTTTTACTTGAAAAAGCTCAAGTTGCTACCGTTAGTGGTAGTGCTTTTGGAGATAATGAATGTTTACGTATTTCTTATGCTTCATCAGAAAATCAAATCATAGAAGCCTTTACAAGAATCAAAAAAGTATTAAATTAATTTTAGGGGTGGACGACCGGATTCGAACCGGCGACCCTCAGAACCACAATCTGATGCTCTAAACCAACTGAGCTACGTCCACCAAAATACCAACCAAAGATAATAAATTCTATAAACAAAAACTTTCTATAATTTTTTTACAATAAAAAAATAAATCACTATATATCCATTTTATAATAGATGTTTTTTCTTGAATCGGATATAAAAGATGAACATTAGCACCTGCATCTAGCGTAAAATAAATGTTTTTATTGTTTTGTTTTCTAAAATCCCATACCATATGAATTACGTTCAGAGTATTGGCTTTCATACATAAAAAATAGGGACGAGAAGTCATAATCATAGCATGAAGAGTTAAAGCTTCATGTTCTATTAATTCTCCAAATTCTTGAAAATCTCCTCTTTTTAAGATAGATATAAGTCTGTTCATATTTTGATTAGCATACTTAAATCTTTCTCTAGCATAAGGATGATTATTCATTAATTGATGTCCTTTTGAACTCAATATTTTTTTGGGATTATCATCTATGATTAAAATCGTATCTTCTATTTTTGTAAAAATGGAATGGACTTCATATGGATATGGGATAGCATAAAGATTACTACTTCCTTCTATGGATTGATGATATCCCCAAACAACTAGTCCAGGATAAATGGATCTACAAGCACTTCCAGAACCTAATCTTGCTAAAAAAGAAGCTTTTTTGAAAAAGAAATCTTCTTTTAAAGAGGATACTAATTTTTTTTCTATTTTCATAATACATAATGCCAAAGCACTCATGGAAGAAGCAGAAGAAGCTATTCCACAACTATGTGGAAAAGTATTAGAGGTTTCTATAATAAAATTAAAATTTCGTAAATAAGAACAATAAAATGAAATCCTATAAAAGAATTTTAAAATTTTTGGAAGAAAACTAGTTTTTTCCTTTCCTGAAAAAAATACTTTTAGATAAGTTATTTTTTTTTTTTCTTGATAAATTAATCGTGTCACTGTGTATACTTTTCCTAAAGAATAACTAATAGACGAATTTAATGGAATTTGAATTTTATTGCTATGTTTCCCCCAGTATTTAATTAAAGCAATATTGGAATGACTCTTGCTCATAATTACTCCATTCGGAGTTATAGAATATTTTTTTATACTTTTATTATAAAAAAAACAATTTGTTTTCAAAATTTAATTACTTAATTACAAATTATTATCACTTTTTTTTTATATAATCTGACATTTTTTTGTCATCTAATTCTCCTTCAGAACGAGCAATTACACAACTAGCTAATCCATTTCCTATAACATTTACGGTAGTCCTAGCCATATCCATTAATTCATCTATACCTATAATCGCCAATATAGGCCAAGTAGGTAATCCAAAAGAAGCTACAGTAGCTAAAAGAATTACTAAAGATGCTCTGGGAACTCCAGCAACTCCTTTACTAGTTAAAATTAACGTCAGTCCTATAAATATTTGTTGACTAAAACTCAAAGGGATACCAGATGCCTGTGCTACAAAAACAGTTGCTAAAGATAAATAAAGAGTAGTTCCATCTAAATTAAAGCTATAACCTGTAGGAATCACAAAAGCTATAATTTTCCTGGGAACTCCCAACTTTTCCAAATTTTCCATAAGTAAAGGTAAAGCGGATTCTGAACTTGTAGTTGCAAAGGCGAGTGATACAGGTTCAGTTAATGCTTTTACAAAACCTTTTAAAGGAACTTTAATCCACAAAAGAATAGGAAGGAGAACTACTATCAAAAAGATCAATAAGGCAATATAAAGAGTAAGTAACAATTGAAATAAATTATATAAAATATCCAAACCCATATGTCCGACTGTATAAGCAA
This DNA window, taken from Blattabacterium sp. (Nauphoeta cinerea), encodes the following:
- the metK gene encoding methionine adenosyltransferase — translated: MTYLFTSESVSEGHPDKISDQISDSILDHFLACDPNAKVAIETLVTTGQIILAGEINSKAWINVKKIARNTLRKIGYTKNEYRFNADSCGVISSIQEQSLDLLEGIQKSKKEEQGSGDQGLVFGYAVKETENYMPLSLELSHHILRELSYIRNEGEQMTYLRPDAKSQVTLEYSETNIPIHIHAIVISTQHDEFDTKEKMHKRIVDDVQNILIPRVMNNIKNVKKLFTNKTKYYINSTGKFVTGGPHGDTGITGRKIIVDTYGGRGSHGGGAFSGKDPSKMDRSGAYAARHIAKNLVAAGISDELLIQISYAAGIAEPIGIFVNSYGKSKIDNENIALNIKKIFDLRPYAIEKRLKLRQPIYEETSVYGHMGRTPKKVYKSFLDIEGNKNQQEVELFTWEKLDYLSVIKDIFKK
- a CDS encoding enoyl-ACP reductase; the protein is MSYNLLKGKKGIIFGALDENSIAWKVAVRAYEEKASFVLTNTPASLRIGKTYELSHQTKSMVIPADATSIQDLDILFQKTLDHFGGKIDFLLHSIAMSMNIRKGLTYTSLNYEFLRKGWDISAVSYHKIMQTAWNQKAMNKWGSIVAITYIASQRSFPHYGDMSDYKSYLESITRNFGYHWGKKEKVRVNTVSQSPCITRASKNIKGFDQLLILSEKISPLGNASAQDCANYVITLFSDLTRKVTMQNLYHDGGFSHTGICEAMIP
- the rpe gene encoding ribulose-phosphate 3-epimerase, which gives rise to MKKIIAPSLFSANLAFLYRDIEILNKSEADWFHIDIMDTSFVPNISFGFLFTKYIKKYAKKPMDVHLMALQPERYIDELKSCGTDHLHIHYEACIHLNRTIYSIKKNGMKVGVAVNPHTPIFLLQDIINDIDFVLLMSVNPGYSGQKFIHKTYQKLEDTKNLILKKDSSALIEVDGGINLENYSLLFQNGADILVAGTTIFSNSNPKEIIHRMKLGN
- the dnaG gene encoding DNA primase is translated as MISKETTKKILSVSCIEDVIGDFVELKKSGFNYRGLSPFSNEKTPSLIVSPTKKIWKDFSSGKGGNIITFLMQHEHLTYEESLCFLAKKYDIEINHINNKKYQDEYEKLYLIQDYAKRFFIYQLHFTKEGQENGLNYLIQKRGFDVKIIQKFELGYAPIYCKLLTETALKKGFKIRDIKKSGFTVFRNNNHFFDCFRHRVMFPIHNLSGKVIGFGGRNLDSRYSTKYINSSESNIFQKSKILYGLFQAKKNIIKENFCYLVEGYTDVISLHQSGIKNVVSSSGISLTVDQILLIRKFTKNIVLFYDGDRSGIKASLRGINMILEQEMNLRILFLSNEEDPDLISQKYSVSQLREFVSKNSYNFVSFKQKIYEKYHKNDPIKKSFLVKNILNSISKISNVIQKELYLQEASKVLDIRKKILISELQRINEKNVSKLSPVKVKENLTFFPKKINTLLVIEEELIQLILNYGNQIIKIKEYNTTVLEELLHVFKCWNFRFSLKKNQEIFDKICLQKNAKDLSDYQRKFYSLSKWNKKGIQVSSQKDHINQYLHDILLRYKSLYISKLIQKEVIHYHNSLSKEKVRKAFIKKIMHLTNIKNELHKKLHRYV
- a CDS encoding peroxiredoxin, whose translation is MNTLISKKAPNFTASAVLNGKDIVQNFTLEQFKGSKYVLLFFYPKDFTFVCPTEIYAFQEKIKDFEMRNVQIIAISTDTEQSHWAWLQMPKEKGGIHGVTYPIVSDINKTISHNYGVLSGNWICNNEGLKATGELVAYRGLFLIDKEGIIRHLLINDFPLGRNVHEAIRMIDALQHNEKSGEVCPANWIKGKIAIKASHSGIEDFFSSKNRC